The DNA segment GAGGTCGTCTACCAGCGCTCCCTGCCGCTCTCGACGGCTCAGCTGCGGATCGTCGCATCGCGCGCGACGGATGCTGCGGGTGTGCTCGGCGCCGCGATGATGGTGATTCAGTCCGTGCTGAGTGCCGACGCGGTCGAGCGGCTGCTGTCCGCCTGACTTTCATAATTCAGGAGTGGCTGCTGATTGCGGCTTTCATAATTCAGGAGTCGGTGGCACCCAGAGGGACGGATGCTGCGCGCTCGGCAGCATCCCAGCCAGAAAAGGTGACTTTCGGCCGCTGACTCCTGAATAATGACAGTCGCCCGGGCCACCGCCTCCTGAATAATGACAGTCGCCCGGGCCGCTGACTCCTGAATAACGACAGCGGCGGGCCGGAGTGTGACGCCGTGTTGCGGCCGGCCGCACGCGAAACCGCGACGGGGCGCACCATGGAATGTATGCCCCGACAGATTCGCTTCAATGCCTTTGACATGAACTGCGTCGCTCACCAGTCCTCCGGGCTGTGGCGCCACCCAGAAGACCGGTCCGCGAGCTATACCGACCTCGCCTACTGGACCGAGCTAGCGAAACTGCTCGAGAAGGGCCGCTTCGACGGCATCTTCCTCGCCGACGTCCTCGGCACCTACGACGTCTACGGAGGCACGAACGAGGCAGCGATCCGCAACGGCGCGCAGATCCCCGTCGCCGATCCCCTGCTCGTGATTCCGGCGATGGCCTACGTGACCGAGCACCTCGGCTTCGGGGTCACCGCGGGCACCGCCTACGAGCATCCGTACCCCTTCGCGCGCCGCATGTCGACGCTCGACCACCTCACCAAGGGCCGTGTCGGCTGGAACGTCGTCACCGGCTACCTGCCGTCGGCCGCCCGCAACATGGGCAACGACGACCAGCTCGAGCACGACGACCGGTACGACCACGCCGACGAGTACCTCGAGGTGCTCTACAAGCTCTGGGAAGGCTCCTGGGAGGACGACGCCGTCGTGCGCGATCGCGAGACCGGCGTGTTCACCGACCCGAGCAAGGTTCACCACATCGGCCACGAGGGAAAGCACTTCAAGGTTCCGGGCATCCACCTCGCCGAGCCGAGCCCGCAGCGCTCTCCCGTGATCTATCAGGCCGGCGCATCCAGCCGTGGAATCGCGTTCGCGGCAGGCAACGCCGAGGCGATCTTCGTCGCCGCGTCGACCAAGTCCGTGCTCAAAGAGACCGTCACGAAGCTGCGGGATGCGCTCGAGGGAGCCGGTCGCGACCGCTACTCGGCGAAGATTTACACGCTCCTCACGATCATCACCGATGAGACGAGCGAGAAAGCCCAGGCCAAGTACCTCGATTACCTGAGCTACGCGAGCGAGGAGGGCGCCCTCGTCTTCATGTCGGGCTGGATGGGCGTCGACCTCTCGGCGTACGGTCTCGACGAGCCCATCGGCAATGTCAAGAGCAACGCGATCCAGTCGACGGTGGCGAACTTCCAGGCCGCGAACGACGACGGCAGCGAGTGGACCGTCGGCGACATCGCCCGCGCCGGTGCGATCGGCGGGCTCGGCCCGTTCATCGTCGGTTCGGCGAGCGAGATCGCGGACCAGCTCGAGGAGTGGGTCGAGGAGACGGATGTCGATGGCTTCAACCTCGCCTACGCGATCACCCCGGGCACCTTCGAGGACGTCGTGAATTTCGTCGTCCCCGAGCTGCAGAAGCGCGGCTCCTATCCGACCGAGTACGAGGAGGGCACGCTGCGGCAGAAGCTGCACGGTCGCGGCGACCGCCTGCCGGACGAGCACCGCGGCGCTAACTACCGGGTCGGTGTGGCGGCGGTCTGAGTTGGGAGAGGGGCCGACCGCGCTGAGCGGATGCCGGAGCTTGGCTGACACTGAACCCGCCAGCTATCCGAGTTCCGGGGCATTCGTGCACCGGCGTGTGACTCTGGGAGACGTAACAGTTGAATCCGCGTCCGACGAGAGGCCCCCTCACTCACCATGAGCAACGAGATCAGCTTCAACCTGTTCGAGATGAACACCGTCGGGCACATTTCACACGGGTTGTGGGTGCATCCCGCGAACAACCGGCATCGCTTCAACGACCTCGACTTCTGGATCGAGCAGGCGAAGCTGCTCGAAGCGGGGTTGTTCGACTCGGTGTTTCTCGCCGACGTGATTGGCGCGTACGACGGCTACCGCGACGGGCCGGAGACGGCGCTTCGCGAGGCCGTGCAGATCCCCAGCAACGACCCGCTGCTCGTGATCCCGGCGATGGCCGCGGTCACGAAGCACCTCGCCTTCGCCGCGACCTTCTCGACCACCTACGAGCCGCCGTTCGCGTTCGCCCGCCGGTCGAGCACCCTCGACCACCTCACCAAGGGACGCTTCGGCTGGAACGTGGTTACCTCGTACCTGCCCAATGCCGCCCGCAACTTCGGCCTCGCCGACGAGGTCGGCCACGACGACCGGTACGAGCTCGCCGACGAGTACCTCGACGTGCTCTACAAGCTGTGGGAGGGCTCGTGGGATGACGACGCGGTCGTCATCGACCGGGAGCGCCGCGTCTACACAGACCCGGCCAAGGTGCGCGCGATCGATCACGTTGGCCGCCACTTCTCGGTCGCCGGTCCGCACCTCTCCCAGCCGTCGCCGCAGCGCACCCCGGTGATCTTCCAGGCTGGCAGCTCCGACCGGGGCCGCGCCTTTGCGGCCAAGCACGCCGAGGGTGTGTTCGTCGGCGGCCGCGACCTGGGCATCTACCGCGAGAACGTCGCCGACATCCGCCGCCTGGCTCAACTGCACGGGCGCGACCCGAGCCACATCAAGACATACGCCTCCGCCGTGATCATCGTCGGCAGGGACAGTGACGACGCCGAGCGCAAGGCCGAGAACTTCCGCGAGCTCTCCAGCGCCGAGGGCTACCTCGCGCACGCCGGCGGTGCGGGAATCGACCTCGCCGCCTACCCGAAGAACGCGGTGATCGCCGAGATACTGCGCGCCGAGGCGAAGGCCGGCCGCGACAACGCCCAGTCCGGGCGCCGGCAGTACACCGACACCACGACGGTCGGGCAGGCGCTCGAGGAGGTCACCCGGTTCGACCGCGGGCCTTTCTACGTGGCCGGGTCGCCGGTGCAGGTGGCGGATGCGATCGAGGGATGGGTGCGCGACACCGGCCTCGACGGGTTCAACCTGCGCCAGTTCCTCACGCCGGGCACCGCGGAGGACTTCATCGAATATGTCGTGCCCGAGCTGCAGCGCCGCGGTCTGTATCGCACCGCGTACGAGGAGTCGACCTTCCGTGAGCGGCTGTTCGGGGCTGGCCACACGCGCCTCTTCGATGAGCACCATGGGGCCAGATACCGCGGCGGGCGCAACCTGAGCGAGGGCGCGCCCGTAGGGTAGTGGGGTGCCAGAGTTCACTTTCGACGCCCTCCGGCGCTACCCCGATGTCGAGGCGGACAACCTCTTTGCCGTCGACGCGAGCGATCGGCTGATCCTCGACGAGGCTGCGCCGCATCTTGCGTCGGCCGGCACCGGGGAGGTTGTGGTGATCGGCGATCACTACGGTGCCCTCACCCTCGGCGCAATCGCCCAGCACGGTGCGACCGCGGTGCGTGTGCACCAGGACCCGCTGAGCGGCGAGCTGGCGCTCGCCCACAACGCCACGTCAACCGGCCTCGAGGGCGAGCACACCAACCACGAGCTCGGCGAGGAGCTGCTTGCCGGCGCCCGCGTCGTGCTGATGCAGCTGCCACGCAGCCTCGCCGCCCTCGACGAGATCGCCGGAGCGATCGCGCGCTTCGCCGACCCCGAGGTCACCGTCGTCGGCGGCGGGCGCCTCAAGCACATGTCGATCGCGATGAACGAGATCTACGGCCGCCACTTCGCCGACGTGCGCGCGTCGCTCGGCCGCCAGAAATCCCGCGTCATCATCTCCCGGCTGCCCACGCCCGGCGACAGCATCTACCCGGTGCGCGAGTTCAACGTCGACCTCGGCCTCTGGGTCTGCGCGCACGGCGCCGCGTTCGCCGGCACCAAGCTCGACATCGGCACGCGCTA comes from the Marisediminicola antarctica genome and includes:
- a CDS encoding LLM class flavin-dependent oxidoreductase, with translation MPRQIRFNAFDMNCVAHQSSGLWRHPEDRSASYTDLAYWTELAKLLEKGRFDGIFLADVLGTYDVYGGTNEAAIRNGAQIPVADPLLVIPAMAYVTEHLGFGVTAGTAYEHPYPFARRMSTLDHLTKGRVGWNVVTGYLPSAARNMGNDDQLEHDDRYDHADEYLEVLYKLWEGSWEDDAVVRDRETGVFTDPSKVHHIGHEGKHFKVPGIHLAEPSPQRSPVIYQAGASSRGIAFAAGNAEAIFVAASTKSVLKETVTKLRDALEGAGRDRYSAKIYTLLTIITDETSEKAQAKYLDYLSYASEEGALVFMSGWMGVDLSAYGLDEPIGNVKSNAIQSTVANFQAANDDGSEWTVGDIARAGAIGGLGPFIVGSASEIADQLEEWVEETDVDGFNLAYAITPGTFEDVVNFVVPELQKRGSYPTEYEEGTLRQKLHGRGDRLPDEHRGANYRVGVAAV
- a CDS encoding LLM class flavin-dependent oxidoreductase gives rise to the protein MSNEISFNLFEMNTVGHISHGLWVHPANNRHRFNDLDFWIEQAKLLEAGLFDSVFLADVIGAYDGYRDGPETALREAVQIPSNDPLLVIPAMAAVTKHLAFAATFSTTYEPPFAFARRSSTLDHLTKGRFGWNVVTSYLPNAARNFGLADEVGHDDRYELADEYLDVLYKLWEGSWDDDAVVIDRERRVYTDPAKVRAIDHVGRHFSVAGPHLSQPSPQRTPVIFQAGSSDRGRAFAAKHAEGVFVGGRDLGIYRENVADIRRLAQLHGRDPSHIKTYASAVIIVGRDSDDAERKAENFRELSSAEGYLAHAGGAGIDLAAYPKNAVIAEILRAEAKAGRDNAQSGRRQYTDTTTVGQALEEVTRFDRGPFYVAGSPVQVADAIEGWVRDTGLDGFNLRQFLTPGTAEDFIEYVVPELQRRGLYRTAYEESTFRERLFGAGHTRLFDEHHGARYRGGRNLSEGAPVG
- a CDS encoding class I SAM-dependent methyltransferase → MPEFTFDALRRYPDVEADNLFAVDASDRLILDEAAPHLASAGTGEVVVIGDHYGALTLGAIAQHGATAVRVHQDPLSGELALAHNATSTGLEGEHTNHELGEELLAGARVVLMQLPRSLAALDEIAGAIARFADPEVTVVGGGRLKHMSIAMNEIYGRHFADVRASLGRQKSRVIISRLPTPGDSIYPVREFNVDLGLWVCAHGAAFAGTKLDIGTRYLLGFLREMNPDAVTAVDLGCGTGILASALARARPDLAILATDESAAAVASARATALANDLAFTVVRDDALSTQPDGCADLVLLNPPFHVGSAVHPGVALKLFEEAARVLKPGGELWTVFNSHLSYRAALTRAVGATRQVGRNAKFTVTVSTR